From Tiliqua scincoides isolate rTilSci1 chromosome 2, rTilSci1.hap2, whole genome shotgun sequence, the proteins below share one genomic window:
- the PHF8 gene encoding histone lysine demethylase PHF8 isoform X2, whose amino-acid sequence MASVPVYCLCRLPYDVTRFMIECDVCQDWFHGSCVGVEEDAAADIDLYHCPNCQLLHGPSVMKRRRGNQKQTDSSVNKEVGKTVKTGTAQFIKELRSRTFPSADEVILKPSGAQLTVEFLEENSFSVPILVLKKDGLGMTLPTPSFTVRDVEHYVGADKEIDVIDVTRQADLKMHLGDFVSYYCSSRREKVLNVISLEFSETRLSNLVETPKIVRKLSWVENLWPGESVFERPNVQKYCLMGVRDSYTDFHIDFGGTSVWYHVLRGEKIFYLVRPTAANLTLFEAWSSSSNQNEMFFGDQVDRCYRCPVRQGQTLFIPTGWIHAVLTPVDCLAFGGNFLHSLNIEMQLKAYEIEKRLSTADLFKFPNFETICWYVGKHLLDIFRGLRENRRHPAAYLVHGAKALNTAFRSWTKKEALAEHEEEIPGTMRPAQLIKDLAKEIRLVEDIFQQNIGKTGSLFGLQRGTQPSAAAKRGDHSPKELGRKGSRKDVASVKALELELLDKYKRQALKGMENPCPEEFDLPSSSLEDTDGEPDLMEEELSLMVANGQGTRKIKASGRARSHKEAQAHSPPSPSDAEALDIDSEEDLQIDETPRRERRGLVLRKRLPKFPRKLPRAKPCSDPNRVREPGEVEFDIEEDYTTEEEEASGDEQLEGSSSAVGILDLLKASRQVGGADYDELSDAPASPSTQEAIQGMLCMANLQSSSSSPGASSLQAWLASGHERGSAGASGTQRSGKRSIKRPTHHSTDSEEEASMDEQESLGACFKDAEYIYPSLESDEDDPALKSLPKKKKCTDDAPWSPKARVTPTLPKQNRPVREGTRVASVETGLAAAAAKLAQQENQKLQRRKLVMKKKPPSPKAPSPEPELELEPEPEPEPEPEPVEEEEPDLLPQQDPDPVVVPVPTPPVPEPKQEQFAGSLVDHEYTARPNIFGMAQMNRGSTPMAPGVFLSQRRPSAGSPGPQTAQGKRPKKGLATAKQRLGRILKIHRNGKLLL is encoded by the exons ATGGCCTCTGTCCCTGTGTACTGCCTCTGTCGCTTGCCCTACGATGTCACCCGCTTCATGATCGAGTGTGACGTTTGCCAGGACTGGTTCCATGGCAG CTGTgttggagtggaagaggatgCAGCCGCTGATATTGACTTGTATCACTGCCCTAACTGCCAGCTTCTTCATGGGCCATCTGTCA TGAAACGGCGCAGAGGCAACCAGAAACAGACTGACTCCTCTGTGAACAAAGAGGTTGGCAAGACAGTGAAGACAGGGACTGCTCAGTTCATCAAGGAGCTTCGAAGCAGGACATTTCCAAG TGCGGATGAGGTTATCCTAAAGCCAAGTGGAGCCCAGCTGACTGTGGAGTTCCTGGAAGAGAACAGCTTCAGTGTACCCATACTAGTCCTGAAGAAGGATGGGCTGGGCATGACTCTTCCAACACCCTCCTTCACTGTGCGTGATGTAGAACATTATGTGG GTGCTGACAAGGAGATTGATGTAATCGATGTGACACGCCAGGCCGACCTCAAGATGCACCTGGGTGACTTCGTCAGCTATTACTGCAGCAGCCGTAGAGAGAAAGTGCTTAATGTCATCAGCCTGGAATTCTCTGAGACCAG GCTCTCTAACTTGGTGGAGACCCCAAAGATTGTGCGCAAGTTGTCCTGGGTAGAAAACCTGTGGCCAGGGGAGTCGGTGTTTGAGCGGCCAAATGTGCAGAAATACTGCCTGATGGGTGTGCGGGACAGCTACACGGACTTCCATATTGATTTTGGCGGTACCTCAGTCTGGTATCATGTGCTGCGG GGAGAAAAGATCTTCTATCTGGTGCGCCCCACTGCAGCCAACCTGACGCTCTTTGAGGCATGGAGCAGTTCATCCAATCAGAATGAAATGTTCTTTGGAGACCAGGTGGACAGGTGCTATCGTTGCCCTGTCCGTCAGGGCCAAACCCTCTTCATCCCCACAG GTTGGATCCATGCTGTGCTGACCCCAGTTGACTGCCTGGCATTTGGGGGCAACTTCCTACACAGTCTCAACATTGAGATGCAACTCAA GGCCTATGAGATTGAAAAACGTCTTAGCACAGCTGACCTTTTTAAATTTCCAAACTTTGAGACTATCTGCTGGTATGTCGGAAAGCATCTTCTGGACATCTTCCGAG GCCTTCGAGAGAACCGTAGGCACCCAGCTGCTTATTTAGTTCACGGGGCGAAAGCCCTCAACACTGCCTTCCGCTCCTGGACTAAGAAAGAG GCCTTGGCTGAACATGAGGAAGAAATCCCTGGTACCATGCGTCCAGCACAGCTGATCAAAGATCTGGCTAAGGAGATCAGACTTGTGGAA GATATATTCCAGCAGAACATTGGGAAGACGGGCAGTCTGTTCGGCCTGCAGAGAGGCACCCAGCCAAGTGCAGCAGCCAAAAGGGGAGACCACAGTCCCAAGGAGCTGGGCAGGAAGGGCAGCCGGAAGGACGTTGCCTCGGTCAAAGCCCTGGAGCTGGAGCTGCTGGACAAATACAAGCGGCAGGCCCTGAAAGGCATGGAGAACCCCTGCCCAGAGGAG tttgaCCTGCCAAGTTCCAGCCTAGAAGATACAGATGGGGAACCTGACCTGATGGAGGAGGAGCTGTCCTTGATGGTGGCCAATGGCCAAGGCACCAG GAAAATCAAGGCCTCTGGACGTGCCCGGAGTCATAAAGAGGCACAAGCTCATTCCCCACCCAGCCCATCAGATGCTGAGGCCCTTGACATTGACTCTGAGGAGGATCTACAGATTGATGAGACCCCCCGCAGAGAAAGAAGGGGCCTGGTGCTGCGCAAGAGACTGCCTA AATTTCCCCGAAAGCTGCCACGAGCCAAACCCTGTTCTGATCCAAACCGTGTACGAGAGCCAGGAGAGGTGGAGTTTGACATTGAG GAGGACTACACTAccgaggaggaggaagcctctgGCGATGAGCAGTTGgagggcagcagcagtgctgtggGGATTCTGGATCTGCTCAAGGCCAGCCGGCAGGTGGGCGGTGCAGACTATGATGAGCTCAG TGATGCACCTGCCTCCCCCAGCACTCAGGAAGCCATCCAAGGCATGCTGTGCATGGCCAATCTGCAGTCTTCATCCTCCTCACCAGGTGCCTCCAGCTTGCAGGCCTGGTTGGCCTCTGGGCACGAACGTGGCTCTGCTGGAGCCTCCGGCACTCAGCGCTCAGGGAAAAGGTCCATCAAGCGTCCAACCCATCACAGCACTGATAGTGAGGAAGAGGCCAGCATGGATGAGCAGGAGAGCCTGGGAGCTTGTTTCAAGGATGCAGAGTACA TTTACCCTTCCTTGGAATCTGATGAAGATGACCCAGCTTTGAAGTCTCTAccaaagaagaagaaatgcaCAGACGATGCTCCCTGGAGTCCCAAGG CTCGGGTAACTCCAACACTGCCCAAGCAAAACCGTCCTGTGCGTGAGGGGACCAGAGTGGCCTCTGTCGAGACTGgcctggcagctgcagcagccaaaCTGGCTCAGCAG GAGAACCAGAAATTGCAGCGACGAAAGCTTGTTATGAAAAAGAAGCCACCATCTCCAAAAGCACCCAGCCCAGAACCAGAACTGGAGCTGGagccagaaccagaaccagaaccagaaccagaaccagttGAAGAAGAGGAACCAGACCTGCTGCCGCAACAGGATCCAGATCCTGTGGTGGTTCCAGTGCCCACCCCTCCTGTCCCTGAACCCAAACAGGAGCAGTTTGCTGGCAGTTTGGTGGACCATGAATACACTGCCCGGCCCAACATCTTTGGAATGGCACAGATGAACCGGGGCTCCACACCCATGGCACCTGGTGTCTTTTTGTCCCAGCGGCGCCCTTCAGCTGGCTCACCAGGTCCCCAAACAGCACAGG GCAAACGCCCCAAGAAGGGGTTAGCAACAGCCAAACAGCGACTTGGACGTATCCTGAAGATTCATCGCAATGGCAAGCTGCTGCTCTGA
- the PHF8 gene encoding histone lysine demethylase PHF8 isoform X1, whose product MASVPVYCLCRLPYDVTRFMIECDVCQDWFHGSCVGVEEDAAADIDLYHCPNCQLLHGPSVMKRRRGNQKQTDSSVNKEVGKTVKTGTAQFIKELRSRTFPSADEVILKPSGAQLTVEFLEENSFSVPILVLKKDGLGMTLPTPSFTVRDVEHYVGADKEIDVIDVTRQADLKMHLGDFVSYYCSSRREKVLNVISLEFSETRLSNLVETPKIVRKLSWVENLWPGESVFERPNVQKYCLMGVRDSYTDFHIDFGGTSVWYHVLRGEKIFYLVRPTAANLTLFEAWSSSSNQNEMFFGDQVDRCYRCPVRQGQTLFIPTGWIHAVLTPVDCLAFGGNFLHSLNIEMQLKAYEIEKRLSTADLFKFPNFETICWYVGKHLLDIFRGLRENRRHPAAYLVHGAKALNTAFRSWTKKEALAEHEEEIPGTMRPAQLIKDLAKEIRLVEDIFQQNIGKTGSLFGLQRGTQPSAAAKRGDHSPKELGRKGSRKDVASVKALELELLDKYKRQALKGMENPCPEEFDLPSSSLEDTDGEPDLMEEELSLMVANGQGTSRKIKASGRARSHKEAQAHSPPSPSDAEALDIDSEEDLQIDETPRRERRGLVLRKRLPKFPRKLPRAKPCSDPNRVREPGEVEFDIEEDYTTEEEEASGDEQLEGSSSAVGILDLLKASRQVGGADYDELSDAPASPSTQEAIQGMLCMANLQSSSSSPGASSLQAWLASGHERGSAGASGTQRSGKRSIKRPTHHSTDSEEEASMDEQESLGACFKDAEYIYPSLESDEDDPALKSLPKKKKCTDDAPWSPKARVTPTLPKQNRPVREGTRVASVETGLAAAAAKLAQQENQKLQRRKLVMKKKPPSPKAPSPEPELELEPEPEPEPEPEPVEEEEPDLLPQQDPDPVVVPVPTPPVPEPKQEQFAGSLVDHEYTARPNIFGMAQMNRGSTPMAPGVFLSQRRPSAGSPGPQTAQGKRPKKGLATAKQRLGRILKIHRNGKLLL is encoded by the exons ATGGCCTCTGTCCCTGTGTACTGCCTCTGTCGCTTGCCCTACGATGTCACCCGCTTCATGATCGAGTGTGACGTTTGCCAGGACTGGTTCCATGGCAG CTGTgttggagtggaagaggatgCAGCCGCTGATATTGACTTGTATCACTGCCCTAACTGCCAGCTTCTTCATGGGCCATCTGTCA TGAAACGGCGCAGAGGCAACCAGAAACAGACTGACTCCTCTGTGAACAAAGAGGTTGGCAAGACAGTGAAGACAGGGACTGCTCAGTTCATCAAGGAGCTTCGAAGCAGGACATTTCCAAG TGCGGATGAGGTTATCCTAAAGCCAAGTGGAGCCCAGCTGACTGTGGAGTTCCTGGAAGAGAACAGCTTCAGTGTACCCATACTAGTCCTGAAGAAGGATGGGCTGGGCATGACTCTTCCAACACCCTCCTTCACTGTGCGTGATGTAGAACATTATGTGG GTGCTGACAAGGAGATTGATGTAATCGATGTGACACGCCAGGCCGACCTCAAGATGCACCTGGGTGACTTCGTCAGCTATTACTGCAGCAGCCGTAGAGAGAAAGTGCTTAATGTCATCAGCCTGGAATTCTCTGAGACCAG GCTCTCTAACTTGGTGGAGACCCCAAAGATTGTGCGCAAGTTGTCCTGGGTAGAAAACCTGTGGCCAGGGGAGTCGGTGTTTGAGCGGCCAAATGTGCAGAAATACTGCCTGATGGGTGTGCGGGACAGCTACACGGACTTCCATATTGATTTTGGCGGTACCTCAGTCTGGTATCATGTGCTGCGG GGAGAAAAGATCTTCTATCTGGTGCGCCCCACTGCAGCCAACCTGACGCTCTTTGAGGCATGGAGCAGTTCATCCAATCAGAATGAAATGTTCTTTGGAGACCAGGTGGACAGGTGCTATCGTTGCCCTGTCCGTCAGGGCCAAACCCTCTTCATCCCCACAG GTTGGATCCATGCTGTGCTGACCCCAGTTGACTGCCTGGCATTTGGGGGCAACTTCCTACACAGTCTCAACATTGAGATGCAACTCAA GGCCTATGAGATTGAAAAACGTCTTAGCACAGCTGACCTTTTTAAATTTCCAAACTTTGAGACTATCTGCTGGTATGTCGGAAAGCATCTTCTGGACATCTTCCGAG GCCTTCGAGAGAACCGTAGGCACCCAGCTGCTTATTTAGTTCACGGGGCGAAAGCCCTCAACACTGCCTTCCGCTCCTGGACTAAGAAAGAG GCCTTGGCTGAACATGAGGAAGAAATCCCTGGTACCATGCGTCCAGCACAGCTGATCAAAGATCTGGCTAAGGAGATCAGACTTGTGGAA GATATATTCCAGCAGAACATTGGGAAGACGGGCAGTCTGTTCGGCCTGCAGAGAGGCACCCAGCCAAGTGCAGCAGCCAAAAGGGGAGACCACAGTCCCAAGGAGCTGGGCAGGAAGGGCAGCCGGAAGGACGTTGCCTCGGTCAAAGCCCTGGAGCTGGAGCTGCTGGACAAATACAAGCGGCAGGCCCTGAAAGGCATGGAGAACCCCTGCCCAGAGGAG tttgaCCTGCCAAGTTCCAGCCTAGAAGATACAGATGGGGAACCTGACCTGATGGAGGAGGAGCTGTCCTTGATGGTGGCCAATGGCCAAGGCACCAG CAGGAAAATCAAGGCCTCTGGACGTGCCCGGAGTCATAAAGAGGCACAAGCTCATTCCCCACCCAGCCCATCAGATGCTGAGGCCCTTGACATTGACTCTGAGGAGGATCTACAGATTGATGAGACCCCCCGCAGAGAAAGAAGGGGCCTGGTGCTGCGCAAGAGACTGCCTA AATTTCCCCGAAAGCTGCCACGAGCCAAACCCTGTTCTGATCCAAACCGTGTACGAGAGCCAGGAGAGGTGGAGTTTGACATTGAG GAGGACTACACTAccgaggaggaggaagcctctgGCGATGAGCAGTTGgagggcagcagcagtgctgtggGGATTCTGGATCTGCTCAAGGCCAGCCGGCAGGTGGGCGGTGCAGACTATGATGAGCTCAG TGATGCACCTGCCTCCCCCAGCACTCAGGAAGCCATCCAAGGCATGCTGTGCATGGCCAATCTGCAGTCTTCATCCTCCTCACCAGGTGCCTCCAGCTTGCAGGCCTGGTTGGCCTCTGGGCACGAACGTGGCTCTGCTGGAGCCTCCGGCACTCAGCGCTCAGGGAAAAGGTCCATCAAGCGTCCAACCCATCACAGCACTGATAGTGAGGAAGAGGCCAGCATGGATGAGCAGGAGAGCCTGGGAGCTTGTTTCAAGGATGCAGAGTACA TTTACCCTTCCTTGGAATCTGATGAAGATGACCCAGCTTTGAAGTCTCTAccaaagaagaagaaatgcaCAGACGATGCTCCCTGGAGTCCCAAGG CTCGGGTAACTCCAACACTGCCCAAGCAAAACCGTCCTGTGCGTGAGGGGACCAGAGTGGCCTCTGTCGAGACTGgcctggcagctgcagcagccaaaCTGGCTCAGCAG GAGAACCAGAAATTGCAGCGACGAAAGCTTGTTATGAAAAAGAAGCCACCATCTCCAAAAGCACCCAGCCCAGAACCAGAACTGGAGCTGGagccagaaccagaaccagaaccagaaccagaaccagttGAAGAAGAGGAACCAGACCTGCTGCCGCAACAGGATCCAGATCCTGTGGTGGTTCCAGTGCCCACCCCTCCTGTCCCTGAACCCAAACAGGAGCAGTTTGCTGGCAGTTTGGTGGACCATGAATACACTGCCCGGCCCAACATCTTTGGAATGGCACAGATGAACCGGGGCTCCACACCCATGGCACCTGGTGTCTTTTTGTCCCAGCGGCGCCCTTCAGCTGGCTCACCAGGTCCCCAAACAGCACAGG GCAAACGCCCCAAGAAGGGGTTAGCAACAGCCAAACAGCGACTTGGACGTATCCTGAAGATTCATCGCAATGGCAAGCTGCTGCTCTGA
- the PHF8 gene encoding histone lysine demethylase PHF8 isoform X3, with protein MASVPVYCLCRLPYDVTRFMIECDVCQDWFHGSCVGVEEDAAADIDLYHCPNCQLLHGPSVMKRRRGNQKQTDSSVNKEVGKTVKTGTAQFIKELRSRTFPSADEVILKPSGAQLTVEFLEENSFSVPILVLKKDGLGMTLPTPSFTVRDVEHYVGADKEIDVIDVTRQADLKMHLGDFVSYYCSSRREKVLNVISLEFSETRLSNLVETPKIVRKLSWVENLWPGESVFERPNVQKYCLMGVRDSYTDFHIDFGGTSVWYHVLRGEKIFYLVRPTAANLTLFEAWSSSSNQNEMFFGDQVDRCYRCPVRQGQTLFIPTGWIHAVLTPVDCLAFGGNFLHSLNIEMQLKAYEIEKRLSTADLFKFPNFETICWYVGKHLLDIFRGLRENRRHPAAYLVHGAKALNTAFRSWTKKEALAEHEEEIPGTMRPAQLIKDLAKEIRLVEQNIGKTGSLFGLQRGTQPSAAAKRGDHSPKELGRKGSRKDVASVKALELELLDKYKRQALKGMENPCPEEFDLPSSSLEDTDGEPDLMEEELSLMVANGQGTSRKIKASGRARSHKEAQAHSPPSPSDAEALDIDSEEDLQIDETPRRERRGLVLRKRLPKFPRKLPRAKPCSDPNRVREPGEVEFDIEEDYTTEEEEASGDEQLEGSSSAVGILDLLKASRQVGGADYDELSDAPASPSTQEAIQGMLCMANLQSSSSSPGASSLQAWLASGHERGSAGASGTQRSGKRSIKRPTHHSTDSEEEASMDEQESLGACFKDAEYIYPSLESDEDDPALKSLPKKKKCTDDAPWSPKARVTPTLPKQNRPVREGTRVASVETGLAAAAAKLAQQENQKLQRRKLVMKKKPPSPKAPSPEPELELEPEPEPEPEPEPVEEEEPDLLPQQDPDPVVVPVPTPPVPEPKQEQFAGSLVDHEYTARPNIFGMAQMNRGSTPMAPGVFLSQRRPSAGSPGPQTAQGKRPKKGLATAKQRLGRILKIHRNGKLLL; from the exons ATGGCCTCTGTCCCTGTGTACTGCCTCTGTCGCTTGCCCTACGATGTCACCCGCTTCATGATCGAGTGTGACGTTTGCCAGGACTGGTTCCATGGCAG CTGTgttggagtggaagaggatgCAGCCGCTGATATTGACTTGTATCACTGCCCTAACTGCCAGCTTCTTCATGGGCCATCTGTCA TGAAACGGCGCAGAGGCAACCAGAAACAGACTGACTCCTCTGTGAACAAAGAGGTTGGCAAGACAGTGAAGACAGGGACTGCTCAGTTCATCAAGGAGCTTCGAAGCAGGACATTTCCAAG TGCGGATGAGGTTATCCTAAAGCCAAGTGGAGCCCAGCTGACTGTGGAGTTCCTGGAAGAGAACAGCTTCAGTGTACCCATACTAGTCCTGAAGAAGGATGGGCTGGGCATGACTCTTCCAACACCCTCCTTCACTGTGCGTGATGTAGAACATTATGTGG GTGCTGACAAGGAGATTGATGTAATCGATGTGACACGCCAGGCCGACCTCAAGATGCACCTGGGTGACTTCGTCAGCTATTACTGCAGCAGCCGTAGAGAGAAAGTGCTTAATGTCATCAGCCTGGAATTCTCTGAGACCAG GCTCTCTAACTTGGTGGAGACCCCAAAGATTGTGCGCAAGTTGTCCTGGGTAGAAAACCTGTGGCCAGGGGAGTCGGTGTTTGAGCGGCCAAATGTGCAGAAATACTGCCTGATGGGTGTGCGGGACAGCTACACGGACTTCCATATTGATTTTGGCGGTACCTCAGTCTGGTATCATGTGCTGCGG GGAGAAAAGATCTTCTATCTGGTGCGCCCCACTGCAGCCAACCTGACGCTCTTTGAGGCATGGAGCAGTTCATCCAATCAGAATGAAATGTTCTTTGGAGACCAGGTGGACAGGTGCTATCGTTGCCCTGTCCGTCAGGGCCAAACCCTCTTCATCCCCACAG GTTGGATCCATGCTGTGCTGACCCCAGTTGACTGCCTGGCATTTGGGGGCAACTTCCTACACAGTCTCAACATTGAGATGCAACTCAA GGCCTATGAGATTGAAAAACGTCTTAGCACAGCTGACCTTTTTAAATTTCCAAACTTTGAGACTATCTGCTGGTATGTCGGAAAGCATCTTCTGGACATCTTCCGAG GCCTTCGAGAGAACCGTAGGCACCCAGCTGCTTATTTAGTTCACGGGGCGAAAGCCCTCAACACTGCCTTCCGCTCCTGGACTAAGAAAGAG GCCTTGGCTGAACATGAGGAAGAAATCCCTGGTACCATGCGTCCAGCACAGCTGATCAAAGATCTGGCTAAGGAGATCAGACTTGTGGAA CAGAACATTGGGAAGACGGGCAGTCTGTTCGGCCTGCAGAGAGGCACCCAGCCAAGTGCAGCAGCCAAAAGGGGAGACCACAGTCCCAAGGAGCTGGGCAGGAAGGGCAGCCGGAAGGACGTTGCCTCGGTCAAAGCCCTGGAGCTGGAGCTGCTGGACAAATACAAGCGGCAGGCCCTGAAAGGCATGGAGAACCCCTGCCCAGAGGAG tttgaCCTGCCAAGTTCCAGCCTAGAAGATACAGATGGGGAACCTGACCTGATGGAGGAGGAGCTGTCCTTGATGGTGGCCAATGGCCAAGGCACCAG CAGGAAAATCAAGGCCTCTGGACGTGCCCGGAGTCATAAAGAGGCACAAGCTCATTCCCCACCCAGCCCATCAGATGCTGAGGCCCTTGACATTGACTCTGAGGAGGATCTACAGATTGATGAGACCCCCCGCAGAGAAAGAAGGGGCCTGGTGCTGCGCAAGAGACTGCCTA AATTTCCCCGAAAGCTGCCACGAGCCAAACCCTGTTCTGATCCAAACCGTGTACGAGAGCCAGGAGAGGTGGAGTTTGACATTGAG GAGGACTACACTAccgaggaggaggaagcctctgGCGATGAGCAGTTGgagggcagcagcagtgctgtggGGATTCTGGATCTGCTCAAGGCCAGCCGGCAGGTGGGCGGTGCAGACTATGATGAGCTCAG TGATGCACCTGCCTCCCCCAGCACTCAGGAAGCCATCCAAGGCATGCTGTGCATGGCCAATCTGCAGTCTTCATCCTCCTCACCAGGTGCCTCCAGCTTGCAGGCCTGGTTGGCCTCTGGGCACGAACGTGGCTCTGCTGGAGCCTCCGGCACTCAGCGCTCAGGGAAAAGGTCCATCAAGCGTCCAACCCATCACAGCACTGATAGTGAGGAAGAGGCCAGCATGGATGAGCAGGAGAGCCTGGGAGCTTGTTTCAAGGATGCAGAGTACA TTTACCCTTCCTTGGAATCTGATGAAGATGACCCAGCTTTGAAGTCTCTAccaaagaagaagaaatgcaCAGACGATGCTCCCTGGAGTCCCAAGG CTCGGGTAACTCCAACACTGCCCAAGCAAAACCGTCCTGTGCGTGAGGGGACCAGAGTGGCCTCTGTCGAGACTGgcctggcagctgcagcagccaaaCTGGCTCAGCAG GAGAACCAGAAATTGCAGCGACGAAAGCTTGTTATGAAAAAGAAGCCACCATCTCCAAAAGCACCCAGCCCAGAACCAGAACTGGAGCTGGagccagaaccagaaccagaaccagaaccagaaccagttGAAGAAGAGGAACCAGACCTGCTGCCGCAACAGGATCCAGATCCTGTGGTGGTTCCAGTGCCCACCCCTCCTGTCCCTGAACCCAAACAGGAGCAGTTTGCTGGCAGTTTGGTGGACCATGAATACACTGCCCGGCCCAACATCTTTGGAATGGCACAGATGAACCGGGGCTCCACACCCATGGCACCTGGTGTCTTTTTGTCCCAGCGGCGCCCTTCAGCTGGCTCACCAGGTCCCCAAACAGCACAGG GCAAACGCCCCAAGAAGGGGTTAGCAACAGCCAAACAGCGACTTGGACGTATCCTGAAGATTCATCGCAATGGCAAGCTGCTGCTCTGA